The Macellibacteroides fermentans genome contains the following window.
TTCAGCTTATTGGACCGGTCGAATCCGCTTACCGGAAGTCCTACTATCGGATAACCCGCCGCCGGAACTTTTTCCATTTCCATACGGTCTTCCGCGCCTACAAACAAAATTTCGCACGACGGAAACCGTTTCCGCAGTGTGTTGGCAATGGATATAGCCGGGAATATATGTCCTCCCGTTCCACCGCCACTTATCATAATCCGATACGTTCTCATATCTTATTCTACGATTGTTTCAAGTTCTTTTATTGTTTTCACCGCCGTGTTATCCTCTTCGGTTTCCGGCTCCTCCGAAACTTCCGCCTCTTCGGGTCCCTCCTCCGTAGTATCCTCTTCTCCCATACCGGCTCCAAAACGGCTCACGCTGAGAATGATGCCGAAATAGATACAGGTGATAACCGTGGAGGTTCCCCCACGACTGATAAGAGGCAACGGCTGACCGGTTACAGGTATTAGGTTTACTGCCACCGCCATGTTGGCAAGTGCCTGTGTAACCACCAGCAACCCGCAGCCCAGCACCAGAAATTTAGGAAACAGCTTATCGCACCGCCGGGCAATCATACCTGCCCTGATAAGCAGCATGATGTAGAGTAACAATACGAACACCCCTCCTACAACTCCCAGCTCTTCTATAATGATGGCATAGATAAAATCTGAATAGGCCTGGGGTAAGAAATCGCGTTGCTGACCGTGACCGGGCAGTTGGCCGATAATTCCTCCGCGGGCAATGGCTATTTTGGCATGGGATACCTGGTAATTGTCGTCGTTGATTACATAGGTTTCACCCTCTTTAAAATCACTCTTGTGGTTGAAGTCGGCAATACGTGCTTTCCAGGTCTGGGCACGGTTAGGCAGGTACTTCATTGCACTGTCGGGCATAAAGATGAGGGCGGCTCCTAAAAAGGAAAAGACCAGAATAAGAACGGCCATTAGCTTAAACAGCAGTCTGAGTGGGATCTGTCCTACAAACATCAACAGAAAACACACCCCAAAGAGCATAAATGCCGTGGAGAAGTTTTCGGGAAGAATCAACACACAGATAATTCCGACACCTAACAAAAGCCATTTGAATAGCTGCACATCCGTAAACTTGTTACGTTTGCTCAGCAAGAAGGCAACATAAACCACCGACGATAGTTTTCCGAATTCCGACGGCTGGAACTGCACTCCGAAAAGCTCCAACCAACGATGGGCGTCGTTGGCACTCACGCCGATAAACGGAGTGATAAGCAGCATCAGTACAGACAGCGGAAGTAAAGCGATGAATGCCGAGAAAAATTTGTAAGGGATGTTATGCAGTAGTATAACCACAACAAATCCGCCCAGCAAAAAAGTGGCATGGCGCACTATGGGAGCCCAGTGATTTGCGTTTTTATACGCAATTGTACTGGTTGCGCTAAAAACTTCGACCACCGAGACCAGGCACAGGAACATGAAAATGATCCATATCACCCTGTCGCCCTTAAATAGTTTACTTGCCAGATCCATAAATAATCCGCTGTTTTATAAGTTTAGCACACAAGCTTTGAACTGGTTGCCTCTGTCTTCATAATTTTTGAAAAGGTCGAAACTAGCACAACAGGGCGACAACAATACCGTATCTCCCTTACTGGCCAGTTTATATGCTTTGGAGATGGCCTCTTCCATCGACTGCGCATCTTCAATAACCGGCACCTTCCCATCAAAGAACGCATGCAACTTGGTATTGTCTACACCCAGAAAGATCAGGGAGTGCACCTTGTTTATCACCAGTTCTTCAATTTCGGTGTAGTCGTTTCCTTTATCCGTTCCTCCCAGGATAAGCACAACGGGTGTATTCATACTCTGCAGGGCGTACCAGCAGGAGTTTACGTTTGTAGCTTTGGAATCATTGATATAATCGACACCACGAACACGGGCCACCTTTTCCAATCTGTGCTCCACGCCGGCAAAGTCGCTCAGCGAAGCACGTATCTCAT
Protein-coding sequences here:
- a CDS encoding FtsW/RodA/SpoVE family cell cycle protein gives rise to the protein MDLASKLFKGDRVIWIIFMFLCLVSVVEVFSATSTIAYKNANHWAPIVRHATFLLGGFVVVILLHNIPYKFFSAFIALLPLSVLMLLITPFIGVSANDAHRWLELFGVQFQPSEFGKLSSVVYVAFLLSKRNKFTDVQLFKWLLLGVGIICVLILPENFSTAFMLFGVCFLLMFVGQIPLRLLFKLMAVLILVFSFLGAALIFMPDSAMKYLPNRAQTWKARIADFNHKSDFKEGETYVINDDNYQVSHAKIAIARGGIIGQLPGHGQQRDFLPQAYSDFIYAIIIEELGVVGGVFVLLLYIMLLIRAGMIARRCDKLFPKFLVLGCGLLVVTQALANMAVAVNLIPVTGQPLPLISRGGTSTVITCIYFGIILSVSRFGAGMGEEDTTEEGPEEAEVSEEPETEEDNTAVKTIKELETIVE